In the Quercus lobata isolate SW786 chromosome 5, ValleyOak3.0 Primary Assembly, whole genome shotgun sequence genome, one interval contains:
- the LOC115989301 gene encoding two-component response regulator ORR26-like, with the protein MKGNASAYRPAVTKCVRVEDASTLLRMEGSVFHIIIIEQCLLGVNEFELLRIGREMDLPVIVTFEDGQPNIVQWSLENGTCEYRLKLNPMSVLNMVSTCMFFKKENKRAQVQQPTNNVSGVRNQRMSWTPDSHEKFVESVQKLGGANKATPKKILQLLQSKGFEDVDREKIASHLQKYRDSLKKKAQPHMLGYKDKDGTSSEHIQSRYEMEEHPPMTLVDQVLKTIVANEPDILSQQQQAPAAKNTQGFQSVTWPSETNLQTIGGSTSCGNQSNALMTQMDEAFSSEQMRNESTGGQPFACENFLNDVDASTNDISGDPGFFSINAPLLSPLHIDHGEHGFSSDGIFENFTGDVIAPEHFNNL; encoded by the exons ATGAAGGGGAATGCCTCTGCCTACCGGCCTGCCG TTACTAAATGCGTTCGAGTGGAGGATGCTTCAACTCTGCTAAGGATGGAGGGAAGCGTATTTCATATTATTATAATTGAACAATGCTTGCTTGGTGTGAATGAATTTGAACTTCTTCGAATTGGTAGAGAGATGGATTTGCCTGTTATTG TGACATTCGAGGATGGTCAACCTAACATTGTTCAATGGAGTTTGGAAAATGGCACCTGTGAGTATCGGCTGAAGCTTAATCCGATGAGTGTTCTTAACATGGTGTCGACATGTATGtttttcaagaaagaaaataagcgGGCTCAAGTGCAGCAGCCAACAAATAATGTGTCTGGAGTGAGAAATCAGCGGATGTCTTGGACACCAGACTCTCATGAAAAGTTTGTAGAAAGTGTACAAAAACTGGGGGGCGCTAATA AAGCGACTCCCAAGAAAATTTTGCAACTCTTGCAAAGTAAGGGTTTCGAAGATGTTGATAGGGAAAAGATTGCCAGCCATCTTCAG AAATACCGTGATAGCCTTAAAAAAAAGGCTCAGCCGCATATGCTGGGGTACAAAGACAAAGATGGTACCAGTTCAGAGCATATTCAGTCCAGATATGAAATGGAGGAACATCCACCAATGACTTTGGTCGATCAAGTCTTGAAGACCATAGTTGCAAATGAGCCAGATATATTATCACAACAGCAACAAGCTCCAGCAGCAAAGAACACTCAAGGCTTTCAGAGTGTAACATGGCCTTCTGAAACCAACTTACAAACCATTGGAGGTAGTACTAGTTGTGGAAACCAAAGCAACGCTTTGATGACCCAGATGGATGAAGCATTTTCAAGTGAACAGATGCGGAATGAATCCACTGGAGGTCAGCCTTTTGCCTGCGAAAACTTTCTCAATGATGTCGATGCATCAACAAATGATATTTCTGGAGATCCTGGTTTCTTCTCCATTAATGCTCCTCTTCTGAGTCCTCTTCATATTGATCATGGAGAACATGGTTTCTCCTCGGATggaatatttgaaaattttactgGGGATGTTATTGCTCCTGAACATTTTAACAACCTCTGA
- the LOC115989930 gene encoding uncharacterized protein LOC115989930 encodes MDRKNKGKEVLDKFSDAVRVLLVDDDKICHLELARMLRLSGYEVTPCKGAKNALDRLRKDTSRFHIMITKRNLLDMELLQKVEREMNLLVIEPTSKKIKERMEAKGVKGLTIEIVKSHKQGYNDKDGPSSVHVLESLNAATQLPRAPAAMNMSSQHHIGAPQIMTQPSSSRQICNDLPGFDDGTSINASTNLLANNPQNLDLDEIVLAPSDDLDFYWDFLISRFPEQLQL; translated from the exons ATGGATAGAAAAAACAAAGGTAAGGAGGTATTGGATAAGTTTTCGGATGCTGTGAGGGTTTTACTCGTGGATGATGACAAGATTTGTCACCTCGAACTGGCAAGAATGCTCCGGCTATCTGGTTATGAAG TTACTCCATGCAAAGGAGCGAAGAATGCTTTAGATCGGCTTAGAAAGGACACAAGCAGATTTCATATTATGATCACTAAGAGAAACCTGCTTGATATGGAGCTTCTTCAAAAAGTTGAACGAGAGATGAATTTGCTTGTTATAG AGCCTACTTCCAAGAAAATTAAGGAACGCATGGAAGCTAAAGGTGTCAAAGGTCTTACTATAGAAATTGTAAAAAGCCATAAGCAG GGGTACAATGACAAAGATGGTCCCAGTTCAGTGCATGTACTTGAATCTCTGAATGCAGCAACCCAACTGCCACGAGCTCCAGCTGCAATGAACATGAGTTCACAACATCACATAGGAGCTCCCCAGATCATGACTCAACCTTCATCAAGTAGACAAATATGCAATGATCTGCCTGGTTTTGATGACGGCACCTCCATTAATGCATCCACAAATTTACTTGCCAATAATCCTCAAAATCTGGACTTGGATGAGATTGTGCTTGCCCCGTCTGACGACCTTGATTTCTACTGGGATTTTTTA ATAAGCAGATTCCCTGAACAACTCCAACTCTGA